The DNA window GGGGATGATTACCTTACAAAAACGTCGCATGGCGGATAATTTGGTCTCAGTCATTATCTGCCAGTCTTCTTCCGAAGTGGTTAACAGTGTGCCCGCATGGGCTCTTCCGGCATTGTTAACCAGTAAATCAATACGCTGAAAAACCTTTTCCGCTTGTTCAACCACTAAAGAAGGTAGTTTGGGATCAGTCACATCCCCGGCAACAGGCAGCACCGAAACACCGTATTTCTCTGAAATTTTTTTCGCAGCCAGAATCAGCTCAGGTTCTCGTCTGGCCACCATGACTAAATGCACACCATTCATGGCCAGTTCTTCACAAATGCTGAAACCAATTCCGGTTCGGGCTCCGGTTACCAGAGCCACTTTTCCAGTCAGTTTTAAATCCATTTGCTGCTCCTCAAGTTAAGCACAGTTAATAACATGAGCAGTATTAGTAACAAATCTCTTTTTCAGGAGCTTGTGCATCAGAATTCAGACGTCTGAAAAAAGCGGTCAAAGAGTTGGGATTTCCGTCTGCTTATACTCCAGACGATATTGAGTTTAGAGCCAGGAGTGGTCAATGCGAACGGACAATCATGAGCTTTCTTCTGCCAGGATTCTTATGCTGGCGATTATTTGCTGTATTGTTGTAGCTAATATTTATTTTAATCAATCTGTCCTGAATTTAATTGCCGGATCCTTTCCCAATGAATGGGGGGCTGTTTCTTTGATCCCCATGGGCACCCAGTTAGGTTATGCGGTGGGCTTATTCTTTCTGATCCCACTGGGCGATTATATTGAACGTCAGCGGCTTATCCTGCGTCAAGCGCAGGTGCTTTTCCTGGCACTGATCGGCATGATGTTATCGCCAACGGCGACAGTGTTGGTGTTCTTCTCCTTCCTTACCGGGATGGCTGCAACAGTAGCCCAACAGATAGTGCCGCTTGCCGCCTCGCTCTCCAGAACTTCTGCACGAGGTAAAACCGTGGGTACGGTGATGAGCGGTGTCCTGGCAGGTATCCTTGCTGGCCGGGCTATCGGAGGCCTTATTGGTCAGTATTTCGGCTGGCGCGGTGTCTTTTTGTCCGGCGCGATCATGACATTGCTGGCTATATTTTTCATCTTGCGCATTTTGCCTGCTCAGTCGTTGCCAACGCCAAAGTTTAACTATCTGGCGGTATTACGTTCATTAGGACAGCTGTGGAAAAGCGAGCCGCAGGTGCGTGGTGCAACTCTTACACAAGCAATGCTGTTTGCCTCCTTCAGCGTGCTGTGGACCGTGCTCCCTTTCTGGTTAGCTCATAGCTACGATTACGGTGCAGGGATAACCGGCACCCTGGCTGCTTTGGGGTTAATCGGTATTCTGTGTGCGCCTCTGGCGGGAAGTTTCAGCGATCGTCAGGGACCATTCCGAATGGTTGTTTTTGGTGTGATACTCATGCTGCTAGCCTGGACTGTTTTTTGGAGATGGAACAGTATTGTGGGTATGGTGGTGGGCATTCTACTACTGGATGCGGGTGAGCAATGTGTACTGATAGCTAATCA is part of the Klebsiella huaxiensis genome and encodes:
- a CDS encoding MFS transporter, with product MRTDNHELSSARILMLAIICCIVVANIYFNQSVLNLIAGSFPNEWGAVSLIPMGTQLGYAVGLFFLIPLGDYIERQRLILRQAQVLFLALIGMMLSPTATVLVFFSFLTGMAATVAQQIVPLAASLSRTSARGKTVGTVMSGVLAGILAGRAIGGLIGQYFGWRGVFLSGAIMTLLAIFFILRILPAQSLPTPKFNYLAVLRSLGQLWKSEPQVRGATLTQAMLFASFSVLWTVLPFWLAHSYDYGAGITGTLAALGLIGILCAPLAGSFSDRQGPFRMVVFGVILMLLAWTVFWRWNSIVGMVVGILLLDAGEQCVLIANQHTIYSLRPDARNRLNTLFMCVMFIGGACGSLTATWLWETTHSWALISSAGGGLVIMGMLIAVRRKYSGPYSGT